A genome region from Penicillium psychrofluorescens genome assembly, chromosome: 3 includes the following:
- a CDS encoding uncharacterized protein (ID:PFLUO_004592-T1.cds;~source:funannotate), whose translation MVEKASVSLSPRSVARPIHAVPYADTITVDAPATRSLSLPRPADDAPAGPDGRSLSTSAASTSPSPVRSALKNAGQDSGLMPCTPTGENSRSRRSEDNRSALGVPSPSPSLHSVPSIVVNDTGSRPSSRPGSRWSERKWSALRKRSQEFDAKTSSEPPPPPVPQIESAFSGISLDIPTGKLDDLGTQTLKFSNSGSLLVKDRSKRPRPKQLDRQSALRQECEMTPASSIASSVNEDGDGAPKVTPRPPRPQSLLRPRQTSLQCRAVSADEDMLSRRVRLMYEKGEDNVTDSEVAQAMAMDNGVLWEEGAAESSAKMNGDQTRPSTDTERIRRTKREEEELSGGIEDWKNVGAADVDRYGFIRVPTTTSTNPSRSEPNPLQRVTTSLLLASETPRRKHSLRPGSGNRSLLSRSPSRKLSQSSLSNRPSSSQSTQSAPIRRSTSRLRTAANHLPHNRDRKVKDEAGDMLTLPYEVPENEAEDSPMSRTVRKKEWDREDKWTKMAKPTKKRRDGGGMTFEFDTQSSKVIERTWKGIPDRWRSTAWYSFLEASAKRRKDSPSERDLIDAFHEYQYVSSPDDVQIDIDVPRTITSHIMFRRRYRGGQRLLFRVLHAMSLYFPDTGYVQGMAALAATLLAYYDEEHAFVMLARLWQLRGLEQLYKEGFAGLMEALSDFEREWLAGGEVATKLNEVGVLPTAYGTRWYLTLFNYSIPFPAQLRVWDVFMLLGDAEDTTGTPSGKKKETSSTPSASSFGQGLDVLHATSAALIDGMREIILESDFENAMKVLTSWVPIKDVELFMRVAKAEWKVHRRKKSPHP comes from the coding sequence ATGGTGGAGAAAGCTTCTGTATCGTTATCGCCTCGGTCGGTCGCCCGTCCGATACACGCCGTGCCCTACGCAGACACCATCACGGTCGACGCTCCCGCGACTCGATCCTTGTCCCTCCCAAGGCCCGCCGATGATGCGCCCGCCGGCCCAGATGGCCGATCCCTGAGCACGAGCGCCGCGTCAACATCGCCCAGCCCAGTCCGCTCGGCGCTGAAGAATGCAGGGCAGGATTCGGGCCTCATGCCCTGCACACCGACAGGAGAGAACAGTCGTAGCCGACGGTCGGAGGACAATCGCTCAGCACTCGGTGTGccgtcgccctcgccctcattACACAGTGTCCCCAGCATCGTCGTCAATGATACGGGCTCCCGTCCCAGCTCGCGCCCAGGTTCGCGATGGTCGGAACGCAAAtggagcgcattgaggaagAGGTCTCAGGAGTTTGATGCGAAGACCAGCTCCGAgcctcccccgccgccggtgcctcAGATCGAATCGGCGTTCAGTGGGATCAGTCTCGATATACCGACGGGGAAATTGGATGATCTGGGGACGCAGACGTTGAAATTCTCCAACAGTGGGAGCCTCCTCGTCAAGGATAGATCAAAACGCCCGCGGCCCAAGCAGCTGGATCGGCAATCTGCACTGCGGCAAGAATGTGAGATGACGCCCGCTTCGTCCATTGCCTCAAGTGTTAatgaggatggggatggTGCTCCAAAAGTGACCCCGCGGCCTCCCCGGCCACAGAGTCTCCTTCGGCCGCGGCAAACGAGTCTGCAGTGCAGGGCTGTCTCGGCAGACGAGGATATGCTCTCGCGTCGAGTTCGCCTCATGTATGAGAAGGGTGAAGATAATGTCACCGACTCAGAAGTTGCCCAGGCCATGGCCATGGATAATGGTGTACTGTGGGAGGAGGGTGCAGCCGAGTCTTCTGCTAAGATGAACGGGGACCAGACAAGACCTTCCACGGATACGGAACGGATCaggaggacgaagagagaggaggaagaacTCTCTGGGGGAATTGAAGATTGGAAGAACGTCGGCGCGGCCGATGTGGATCGGTATGGCTTCATCCGCGTACCGACGACGACGTCGACCAACCCCTCCCGTTCGGAGCCCAATCCCCTCCAACGAGTCACCACAAGCCTTCTTCTGGCCTCTGAAACGCCGCGGCGGAAGCATTCCCTTCGGCCAGGGTCTGGCAATCGCTCGTTGCTTAGCCGGTCTCCCAGTCGCAAACTGAGCCAGAGCTCCCTGTCCAATCGTCCTTCCTCATCACAAAGCACACAAAGTGCGCCAATACGGCGCTCAACGTCTCGCTTGCGCACCGCGGCGAATCATCTCCCTCACAACCGAGACCGGAAAGTCAAGGATGAGGCGGGTGATATGCTAACGCTCCCGTATGAGGTTCCCGAGAACGAGGCAGAGGATTCCCCAATGTCTCGGACGGTGCGAAAGAAGGAGTGGGATCGTGAAGATAAATGGACGAAGATGGCCAAGCCGACCAAGAAGCGCCGGGATGGCGGTGGCATGACTTTTGAGTTCGATACGCAGAGCTCGAAGGTAATCGAACGGACGTGGAAAGGCATCCCGGACCGATGGCGGTCCACAGCGTGGTACTCGTTTCTCGAAGCCAGCGCAAAGCGGCGCAAAGACAGCCCCTCGGAGAGAGATCTCATTGATGCCTTTCACGAGTATCAATACGTCTCCTCGCCCGATGACGTTCAAATTGATATTGATGTGCCGCGGACTATCACCAGCCACATCATGTTCCGGCGACGGTATCGTGGTGGCCAACGACTACTCTTCCGTGTGCTTCACGCCATGTCACTATATTTCCCCGACACCGGCTACGTGCAAGGTATGGCCGCTCTGGCAGCTACGCTTCTAGCCTATTATGACGAAGAGCACGCCTTCGTTATGCTTGCACGACTCTGGCAGCTCCGCGGACTGGAGCAGCTATACAAGGAGGGATTCGCGGGACTCATGGAGGCCCTTTCCGACTTTGAACGGGAGTGGCTGGCGGGTGGTGAAGTCGCCACCAAGTTGAATGAAGTCGGCGTGCTACCTACCGCCTACGGGACGCGCTGGTACCTCACTCTCTTCAACTACTCCATCCCGTTCCCGGCACAGCTGCGGGTATGGGATGTCTTTATGCTCCTGGGGGATGCAGAAGACACTACTGGGACCCCATCcgggaaaaagaaagaaacgTCCTCCACCCCGTCTGCCAGCTCTTTCGGCCAGGGACTAGATGTTCTACATGCCACATCCGCGGCTCTTATCGATGGCATGCGCGAGATCATCCTCGAGTCCGACTTTGAGAACGCCATGAAAGTGCTCACCAGCTGGGTGCCCATCAAGGACGTGGAACTGTTCATGCGCGTCGCCAAGGCGGAATGGAAAGTCCACCGCCGCAAGAAATCCCCTCATCCTTAA
- a CDS encoding uncharacterized protein (ID:PFLUO_004593-T1.cds;~source:funannotate): MSFFFGRGRSRQPADIVRATKDLLLHIQDSPNAPKVDEELSKQLTQMKLIVQGTQEVNTSPEQVHALVQVTLQEDLLYELSRALHLLPFEARKDTQTIFSHILRFRPASYAPDKDPPVVSYLVHHRPEVIIELCRGYAHPQSAMPCGVILREALKYDVITAVVLYDESNEGEPAVRLSDLKPSVLQSGNGIFWNFFEWIDKGNFEVSADAFTTFREILTRHKSLVTSYLATNFDLFFGRFNDTLIQSDSYVTKRQSIKLLGEILLDRANYSVMVAYVESGENLKLCMKLLRDDRKMVQYEGFHVFKVFVANPTKSVAVQRILINNRDRLLRFLPKFLEDRTDDDQFMDEKSFLVRQIELLPREPVEQARPRPAQSVSGTAVA, translated from the exons CGGCAGCCGGCCGATATTGTGCGGGCCACCAAGgacctgctgctgcacaTTCAGGACTCCCCCAATGCCCCCAAagtcgacgaggagctgTCCAAACAGCTCACCCAGATGAAACTCATCGTCCAAGGCACACAAG AAGTCAACACATCCCCCGAACAGGTCCACGCCCTGGTCCAAGTCACTCTGCAAGAGGATCTACTCTACGAGCTGTCGCGAGCACTCCATCTACTCCCATTCGAGGCGCGTAAAGATACTCAGACCATCTTCTCACACATCCTCCGCTTCCGACCAGCATCTTATGCCCCCGACAAAGACCCGCCCGTTGTCTCCTACCTGGTCCACCACCGACCCGAGGTGATCATCGAGTTATGTCGCGGCTACGCCCACCCCCAGAGTGCCATGCCATGCGGTGTCATTCTGAGGGAAGCCCTGAAATACGATGTCATCACGGCAGTCGTTTTATATGATGAATCGAACGAGGGAGAGCCCGCTGTGCGGCTGTCCGATCTGAAGCCCAGTGTGCTGCAGAGTGGGAACGGGATATTCTGGAATTTCTTCGAATGGATCGACAAGGGCAATTTCGAAGTGAGCGCCGATGCGTTTACGACATTCCGG GAGATCTTAACGCGTCATAAAAGCCTCGTCACATCCTACCTAGCCACAAACTTTGATCTATTTTTCGGCCGATTCAACGACACCCTAATACAGTCGGACTCGTACGTGACCAAGCGACAAAGTATCAAGCTGCTGGGAGAGATCCTCCTGGACCGAGCCAACTACAGCGTGATGGTGGCATATGTGGAGAGCGGGGAGAACCTCAAGCTATGCATGAAGCTGTTGCGGGATGACCGCAAGATGGTGCAATACGAGGGGTTCCATGTTTTCAAAGTGTTCGTGGCCAACCCGACCAAATCGGTGGCTGTCCAGCGCATTCTCATTAACAACCGGGACCGGCTGTTGCGATTCCTGCCCAAATTCTTGGAGGACCGGACGGACGATGACCAGTTTATGGACGAGAAGAGCTTCCTGGTGCGCCAGATCGAGTTGCTGCCCCGGGAGCCGGTCGAGCAGGCTCGGCCGCGCCCAGCGCAGTCGGTCAGCGGGACGGCGGTGGCATAG